The following coding sequences lie in one Mustelus asterias chromosome 8, sMusAst1.hap1.1, whole genome shotgun sequence genomic window:
- the LOC144497651 gene encoding putative G-protein coupled receptor 139 produces MGTSKSVDITVIGYPILVIISIPANLMAIVVLSRGRCGLSKGITCYMITMAIADLLVCIFNVTLEGIFRSHFPYSFLMYTSVCSFITFIEVSSVQLSVWSTTLFTLDRFVAISCPKLKLKYCTRKTATVILAAVSVLSFVMNIPVYFRYEPYSVVANVQWGCRTVKGYVSSPAWIAYKWVASLSVPLLPFPLLLLLNSLTVRHILVASRSRRALKAHGPGEASSDPVLKSRTTTIVLLFAVSGSFMILWTPIVMLDLLFDFTEIRSLEGDSWLHLTMRITLLMMYCSTCTNTCIYILTQRRFRAEILNMVKYPVILLFTFLK; encoded by the exons ATGGGAACATCCAAATCTGTCGACATCACTGTGATTGGTTATCCAATTCTTGTCATTATCAGTATCCCTg CCAACCTGATGGCGATTGTGGTCCTGTCCCGGGGAAGATGCGGCCTCTCCAAAGGGATCACCTGTTATATGATCACCATGGCGATAGCCGATCTCCTGGTCTGCATTTTTAACGTCACCCTGGAAGGCATCTTTCGCTCTCATTTCCCGTATTCATTCTTGATGTACACCAGTGTGTGCAGTTTCATCACTTTCATAGAAGTGTCCAGCGTCCAATTGTCCGTCTGGTCCACAACATTATTTACTCTTGACCGTTTTGTAGCCATTTCTTGTCCAAAACTAAAATTAAAATACTGCACCAGGAAAACTGCCACTGTGATTCTCGCGGCCGTGAGTGTACTCAGTTTTGTCATGAATATTCCGGTCTATTTCCGTTATGAGCCCTACTCTGTTGTTGCCAATGTGCAGTGGGGCTGCCGCACAGTGAAAGGATACGTTTCTTCGCCAGCATGGATAGCTTACAAGTGGGTCGCCAGCCTCTCAGTCCCATTATTGCCATTCCCCTTGTTGCTGCTGTTGAATTCTCTCACTGTCCGGCACATCTTGGTGGCCAGTAGGTCTCGCAGGGCCTTGAAGGCTCACGGCCCTGGGGAGGCCAGCAGCGACCCCGTGTTGAAGAGCAGAACAACGACTATCGTCCTGCTCTTTGCTGTCTCCGGGAGCTTTATGATTCTGTGGACACCAATCGTAATGCTTGACCTCTTGTTCGACTTCACTGAGATACGTAGCTTGGAAGGTGATAGTTGGCTTCATCTGACAATGAGAATCACACTCCTGATGATGTATTGCAGCACCTGTACGaacacatgcatttatatattgaCCCAGAGGAGGTTCCGGGCAGAGATTCTGAACATGGTGAAATACCCAGTGATTCTCCTGTTCACATTCCTCAAGTAA